The Armatimonadota bacterium genome includes a window with the following:
- a CDS encoding zinc-dependent alcohol dehydrogenase family protein, whose amino-acid sequence MKAVVFIEPRRLIVEERPVPEIGSGDVLVKVHACGVCGTDMHIFAGEHIVRFPVVPGHEFSGEIADVGPEVTSVGVGDRVTIDPNIVCHTCSFCADGEVHLCENLTAVGVNYDGGFAEYCRVPASQVYRVPDSVSLDDAAFAEPLACCIHGLDRADLIPGRVAVVLGAGSIGLLMVQLARAAGARVLVSEPDETKRRLASELGASACIDPTSRDVVEEVFQLTDRGADVVIECAGLPRTAETAPKLARRGGTILQFGVVSQHETVRISPYDVFYRELSIVGSFVNPFTHARAVEMLASGAVSVRPLVTHRFGLDEAAKALETASGARAIKVQIAAR is encoded by the coding sequence GCGACGTGCTGGTGAAGGTTCACGCGTGCGGCGTCTGCGGCACGGATATGCACATCTTCGCGGGCGAACACATCGTGAGATTTCCCGTCGTGCCCGGTCACGAGTTTTCGGGCGAGATAGCGGATGTCGGCCCGGAGGTGACAAGTGTAGGCGTCGGGGACCGCGTAACGATTGACCCCAACATTGTCTGTCATACCTGCAGTTTCTGTGCCGACGGCGAGGTTCATCTGTGTGAGAACCTCACCGCCGTCGGTGTCAACTACGACGGCGGTTTTGCCGAGTACTGCCGGGTTCCGGCATCGCAGGTGTACAGGGTGCCCGACAGTGTGAGCCTCGACGACGCGGCGTTCGCGGAGCCGCTGGCCTGCTGCATCCATGGTCTCGACCGGGCGGACTTGATTCCGGGGCGCGTTGCGGTGGTACTCGGCGCCGGCTCGATCGGCCTGCTGATGGTGCAATTGGCCCGGGCCGCGGGCGCGAGGGTACTCGTTAGCGAGCCGGACGAAACGAAACGCCGACTCGCGTCCGAACTTGGGGCGAGTGCCTGCATTGACCCGACGAGCCGCGATGTCGTGGAGGAGGTCTTTCAACTCACGGATCGCGGCGCGGATGTCGTCATCGAGTGCGCAGGTCTACCGCGCACGGCCGAGACGGCGCCGAAGCTTGCGAGGAGGGGCGGAACGATACTCCAGTTCGGGGTTGTCAGCCAGCACGAAACCGTGCGCATCTCGCCCTACGATGTCTTCTACCGAGAGCTGTCCATCGTCGGGTCGTTCGTAAACCCGTTCACCCATGCGCGTGCCGTCGAGATGCTTGCATCCGGGGCAGTCAGCGTTCGCCCGCTGGTCACGCATCGGTTCGGACTCGATGAGGCCGCGAAGGCGCTCGAGACCGCCTCCGGCGCTCGAGCGATCAAAGTGCAGATAGCCGCTCGCTAG